CCCACGGCGCAAACGCTCGGAGTGGAACTTCCCGCGCGCGAATCGGCGGCGCCGCCCTCGCGCAAGCTCGCGACAGCCGGCACGCCCGAACTGGTATCCGCCACGGCCGAGATGAGTTGAAGACCCATGCGCCCGGCAGCAACCTCGATGCCAGTTCGATTTTCTCGCGTGCTTGGCGGTTGCGCCGCCTTGGCCGTGGCAGGACTGTCACTCGCGGGCGCGGCCGGATGGCATGGTGCTGGCGTGGCCACCGTTTTTGGATGGCAACGCGTGGCGGTCGTACATCTACTATCGACGCTGCCGGCATCTGTCTGCCTGGCGGCGCTAGTGACGCAGAGATTTTCGCTCGGGCGGCCTCGGCTGATGGGAATTCTGTGGGCAAGCGTTGGAACGATCGTGGCGTTATTTGTGGCCGGGGCCCTGCCCGATGTGGCCCGGGCGGTAGACGCCGACCACGTTGGATTCATCGCGCGGGCGTTACTGCGGGTCGGCACGTGCTTGATACTTGAATTGCCGTGGTGTCTGGCGGCTGAGTGCTGGGCAGAAGCTTGGGAAGATCGGGCTCGCCGTGATCAGCAACCGGACCGCGCCACGCTCGCAGCGCTCGTGATCGCCATATTGGCTGCCGTGGGGTTGCCTGCCGCGTATGCGGTCGATCTTTACCGTCGTCAAACGGCTGTGGCCGCCGACTTGATCGAGCGCCAACAACTGGTCGCAGCGCAGAGAGTGATAACGCGGCTGTGCGCGATCGGCAGCGTACGCCCGATCGCCGGCATCGCTCCTGCTGCGATCGAGCGCAAGTTGGCTGAATCTATCGTGACGCTCGATCAAAGGTTGGAGAAGTCGCAAATCGCAGAGATGAAGCCGGCAGGTCAGATCGAGCAGGCGCGATTGCTGGCGATGCTCGACCGTGGGGCCGAGGCGTCTCAACTGCTAAATCCGCTGGCTGCCGCCCATGCCGAGGCAGCGTTACTGCTGGCGGCCGTTCTGCAACAGCAGCGGCAATGGACTGAGAGCAGTCAGTGGTATCGAACCGGGGCAGAGCTTTTACAAGCTGAACCGGACTCTGCCGCAAATACGGCGGGGCGTGTGCGCGCGCTCAACGGCCTTGCGTTCAACGCCCGCGAAAGGACGCAATATGCCGAGGCCGAGGCGGCCTATCGGCAAGGGCTCGCCACGATTCCCGCTGCCGCAGGGCATTTTCATTTCCAATTGGGCCGGCACTATCAACAGGCGGGGCGCCCGCTGAGCGCGGCAGAACATTTGAAAGCCGCCGCCGAACTTGCGCCGGAAACGTATGCCCAACAGGCCCAACAGTTGCTTCGGCAACTGGCGGCCGAATCGCCTGGATGCGTATTGGGGACCGGGCTGGCCGCGCCTGCCGGCGCGCCGAAGCGATAAGCGGACGCGCGATCAGCAACTATCGCACAGTAACTAGCGGGTGCCGTGTCCATGCCCAGTGTGGACATGCCTTGTGGACATGTCTCACCGATGGTAACTCACATGCCCACGCGATCGTGGGCATGGCACCCGATCATCTTACGCATGGCGTGCATCGACGCGCTAGGGGGATGAAGCCTACGGCGACGAAACAATATCGCCGTAGCCGCGCGTGGCGAGTGCTTGCCAGATGGCGAGATCGATGTTGTCGGTATAGAAGCGCACCGAGCCGTCGGTCATGGTGGCGTTAACGCCGCCGGGGTGCATGCTACGCGCCGAAGCCCAAACCGCGCCGCTGGCCTGGTTCTGTGTGCAATGACGCGGATCGCCGGCGGCGATCGCGGTGCTGCAGGCGGGAATGACGTCGTTCGTTTTGGAGTTTGGTCCGTACTTGGCCGTGAAGGACGACCCGCCCATGCCGGCCCACGACCAGGTGCCACGTCCGTCGGCCTCGTCATCAAAGCCGACGACCTCGCTGACAAGCACGGTGTTACTAGTGCCGTCGGTAAACTCGGCCAGCCGTGTTCCTTGGCCCCAGCCAGCCTTCCAACGACCAAGGATCGACGGGTCGTTGGATCTTTGCTTCACTCCGGCGGTGCCGGCGGGCATCACTACGCCAAATGCGCCCGCGGTGGTGGGAGACGTAAACGACATGAACGTGTCCGAGCCGAAATTGGCGGCATAGTTCCCCTTGTCCAGGTCTTCGAGATTCCAGGCACTCATCTCAGTCTCGATAACTTCTGAGCTAGGGCACAACATGAAGGGAAAAGTCAGGTCGCCAAAGTCGCGATAGGGCTGGCCGGTCTTGTCGCGGTCGCAGTCGTCCGGAGCGTTGTACTCATTGTCGAGGCATCCCAGTAGCTTGTCGTTCATCGCCGCCTGCTCGATCTGCGGCATGATGTTCGACAGCCAGTTCGGGCCCATGCAATAGACGCCCGTTTGCGTGCCGCCGGTTTTCCACAGGCCCATGAAACCCTGCGGGTCGAAGGCCTTGTTGGGCGAGCAATGGGGCATGCCCGGCGGAAACGATTGCATCATGTCGTGATGGTTCAGCAGCGCCAGCGACATTTGCTTGAGATTGTTCACGCATTGCGCGCGGCGCGCGGCCTCGCGCGCCATCTGCACCGCCGGCAGTAAAAGCCCGATGAGAATGCCAATGATCGCGATGACCACAAGCAGCTCCACCAGCGTGAAGCCGCGCGGCGCAGCCGATATGCTCGGACACTGCTGCGGTCCGTTCTCCTCACGCCTCGCCATTCGACGGCGCATCCCGAATCCTCCCATGTCGTGATTCCCTCTCGCTCAGCCCCGCCTCAAATTTTGCGCGAGCGACGCATTGCGAAACGCCGTCCGCCCCGCAAAAAAGAACTTTACTATTGTCGCCACGGTGTCGATCGCCACGGTGTCGATCGCCGCAGTGTCGAGCGCCGCAGTGTCGATCGCGGTAGTGTCAAACGCAACGGAGTCGATCGCGGCGCAGCGACTTTCGGCTGCGCGACTTAACGTGGCACGATAGCGATCGATTGTGAGGCGATGATTAGCAACCCAATAGAATTGCGAATCCTCGCCTGATGCACCGGCGGAAAACGTCGGCAACGCCCTAGCAACCGCTACGCCGGCGGAGCGAACGCCCCGCCAGGCACACGACCGCGCCGATTGCGCAAAGTATGTAAGAGGGTGGCTCCGGAACGTTAGCGCCGCTACCGGATCCGCTGCCGGGCGCTCCGCCACTTTGCAGCCAATGACTGGCAATGACGTTGACATCCAAGCCATTCACGACTCCGTCGCCATTGGCGTCGCCAGCTTGCAATCCCACGCCGGTGTGCAGCCAATTGGCGGCAATCGCGTTCACATCCAGGCCGTTGACGACGCCGTCCAGATTCACGTCGCCCGGCTTGATGTTGTTGAACCAACTGCGCAGCGGGCTGAGGTCTTCCGAAACTAATGCATTGTTGACCGTCCACTGGCTAAGGCCGCCGAAGTTGCTGGTCGAACCGTCGAAGTAATCGCTACCCGTAACGTGTTGCCAGTCGGACAGCGTGGGATTGGTGCCCACGGGGAAGGCCTGCAGCTTGCCCAACTCGTCGGAGCCA
Above is a window of Pirellulales bacterium DNA encoding:
- a CDS encoding DUF1559 domain-containing protein, with amino-acid sequence MRRRMARREENGPQQCPSISAAPRGFTLVELLVVIAIIGILIGLLLPAVQMAREAARRAQCVNNLKQMSLALLNHHDMMQSFPPGMPHCSPNKAFDPQGFMGLWKTGGTQTGVYCMGPNWLSNIMPQIEQAAMNDKLLGCLDNEYNAPDDCDRDKTGQPYRDFGDLTFPFMLCPSSEVIETEMSAWNLEDLDKGNYAANFGSDTFMSFTSPTTAGAFGVVMPAGTAGVKQRSNDPSILGRWKAGWGQGTRLAEFTDGTSNTVLVSEVVGFDDEADGRGTWSWAGMGGSSFTAKYGPNSKTNDVIPACSTAIAAGDPRHCTQNQASGAVWASARSMHPGGVNATMTDGSVRFYTDNIDLAIWQALATRGYGDIVSSP